From a single Carassius gibelio isolate Cgi1373 ecotype wild population from Czech Republic chromosome A18, carGib1.2-hapl.c, whole genome shotgun sequence genomic region:
- the LOC127934124 gene encoding extracellular calcium-sensing receptor-like, translating into MYAKEETAAGGALPAQKAPEDSPVFILCLDQQPEAILQLQLEVHQRLILGLVKTEFWEETFRCRLNGSLNTHLHGEEALNWPPCNGSESLDNVYTLYSDVSQLRVSYNVYKAVYLIAHALHNMSKCEPGKGPFQNGTCGSLNPVLPWQILYYLKQTHFTTLGEEVQFDDNGDPIASYDLMNWQRGSDGSLQLVRVGFYDASLEDGKDLVIDEPVIMWHRREKVPESLCSQSCLSGSRKARQKGKPLCCFDCIPCAEGEISNQTDSIDCLTCSKETWPNQAQDQCIPRTLEFLSFQEPLGIILWAFSAFGACAAVAVLVVFILYRKTPVIRGNNMELSFLLLMFLCACFLIGLTFLGKPSDWLCRIRYPAFAISFTLCISCILAKTVVVLMAFRATLPGSNVMKWFGPAKQRSSVILCTFVQALICFIWFTTNPPVASYNTKFMSANMIVECTVGSEIGFWCVLGYIGFLSSLCFLLAFLARKLPDNFNEAKLITFSMLIFFAVWITFIPVYVSSRGKYMVAVHVFAILASAFGLLLCIFAPKCYIVLLKPERNDKKYVVEKSVQVIRITSPWRGL; encoded by the exons ATGTACGCTAAGGAGGAGACTGCTGCTGGGGGTGCCCTCCCGGCCCAGAAAGCTCCAGAGGACTCGCCGGTCTTCATCCTGTGCTTGGACCAACAGCCGGAAGCGATCCTCCAGCTCCAACTTGAGGTCCATCAGCGCCTGATATTGGGTTTGGTGAAGACCG AGTTTTGGGAAGAGACTTTCCGTTGCCGGCTGAATGGATCCTTAAATACTCATTTACATGGAGAAGAGGCACTGAACTGGCCGCCCTGCAATGGCAGTGAGAGTCTGGACAATGTTTACACTCTTTATTCAGATGTGTCACAACTCAGAGTCTCCTACAATGTTTATAAGGCTGTGTATCTCATAGCACATGCACTGCATAACATGAGCAAATGTGAACCAGGAAAAGGCCCCTTTCAGAATGGGACATGTGGGAGTCTGAATCCAGTTCTGCCATGGCAG ATCCTGTACTATTTGAAACAAACACATTTCACAACATTGGGGGAAGAGGTCCAATTTGATGATAATGGTGATCCcattgcatcatatgacctgATGAACTGGCAAAGAGGGTCTGATGGGTCTCTTCAGCTAGTGAGGGTAGGATTCTATGATGCCTCCCTTGAAGATGGCAAAGACCTAGTAATAGATGAGCCAGTAATTATGTGGCACAGAAGAGAGAAG GTACCAGAATCATTGTGCAGTCAAAGCTGTCTGTCAGGCTCCAGGAAGGCCAGGCAAAAAGGAAAGCCTCTCTGCTGCTTTGACTGTATACCATGTGCTGAAGGGGAGATCAGTAATCAAACAG ATTCAATTGATTGTCTGACATGTTCAAAGGAAACATGGCCAAACCAAGCCCAAGACCAGTGCATCCCCAGAACTTTAGAATTTTTGTCCTTTCAGGAGCCCTTGGGAATAATACTTTGGGCATTTTCAGCATTTGGAGCCTGTGCAGCAGTAGCAGTGCTTGTTGTGTTTATATTGTACAGAAAGACTCCAGTCATACGAGGGAACAATATGGAGTTAAGTTTCCTTCTCCTCATGTTTCTTTGTGCATGCTTTCTGATTGGCCTAACCTTTTTAGGGAAGCCCAGTGACTGGTTATGTCGGATTCGTTATCCAGCCTTTGCAATAAGCTTTACTCTCTGTATTTCATGCATCTTGGCAAAAACTGTAGTAGTTTTAATGGCTTTCAGGGCCACCCTCCCTGGCAGTAATGTCATGAAGTGGTTTGGCCCTGCTAAACAAAGATCAAGTGTAATCTTGTGCACTTTTGTGCAAGCACTTATTTGCTTTATATGGTTTACAACTAATCCACCTGTTGCATCATATAACACTAAGTTCATGAGTGCAAATATGATTGTTGAGTGTACTGTGGGATCTGAAATTGGATTTTGGTGTGTGCTTGGTTATATTGGCTTCCTATCTTCGTTGTGTTTCTTATTGGCATTTTTGGCCAGAAAACTACCAGACAACTTTAATGAGGCTAAATTAATCACATTCAGCATGCTTATATTTTTTGCTGTGTGGATAACCTTCATTCCAGTTTATGTGAGCTCTCGTGGAAAGTATATGGTTGCTGTCCATGTCTTTGCTATTCTAGCATCTGCATTTGGTCTCTTACTGTGTATATTTGCTCCTAAATGTTATATTGTACTTTTGAAACCCGAGAGAAATGACAAAAAGT atgtggtagaaaaaagtgtacaagtaaTAAGGATAAcctcaccctggagaggattgtga